One region of Salvia miltiorrhiza cultivar Shanhuang (shh) chromosome 3, IMPLAD_Smil_shh, whole genome shotgun sequence genomic DNA includes:
- the LOC131015656 gene encoding uncharacterized protein LOC131015656 → MLATESCPSRVLSPLRDESGDEELSVLPRHTKVIVTGNNRTKSVLVGLQGVVKKAVGLGGWHWLVLKNGVEVKLQRNALSVLEPPTGNEEDNEYDFDDSSSGSDMGEKNHRRFSYGLHLSKITKPRVRYNIPWSPSAASTKSMNHGSCREIQSNFCATQLRVNLAKLGTGSLWRYCRSFHLANISSHPTKEQLIKAVQQHFSSQKVDEVQVIVEFIRAAKRLQSVGKD, encoded by the exons ATGCTGGCAACAGAGTCATGCCCTTCGCGGGTTTTATCTCCTTTACGTGATGAAAGCGGCGATGAAGAGCTGTCTGTTCTTCCCAGGCATACAAAGGTTATAGTCACAGGGAATAACAGAACAAAGAGTGTTTTGGTCGGTTTGCAAGGAGTGGTCAAGAAGGCTGTTGGTCTTGGTGGTTGGCATTGGCTG GTACTGAAGAATGGTGTAGAGGTCAAGCTTCAAAGGAATGCTTTGAGTGTATTAGAACCACCTACTGGAAATGAAGAAGATAATGAGTATGATTTTGATGATTCAAGCAGTGGCTCTGATATGGGGGAGAAGAACCATCGCCGCTTCT CTTATGGGCTTCACTTAAGCAAGATAACCAAGCCAAGAGTTAGGTATAATATACCCTGGTCTCCATCCGCAGCATCAACAAAGTCAATGAACCATGGCAGTTGCAGAGAAATTCAGTCCAATTTTTGTGCAACACAATTG AGAGTTAATCTGGCAAAGCTTGGAACTGGATCATTATGGAGATACTGTCGAAGCTTCCATCTT GCCAATATTAGTTCTCACCCTACTAAGGAACAACTGATCAAAGCTGTCCAGCAGCATTTTTCTTCACAG AAAGTGGATGAGGTACAAGTGATTGTGGAGTTTATTCGTGCGGCTAAGAGACTTCAATCAGTTGGCAAAGATTGA